A single Anopheles funestus chromosome 2RL, idAnoFuneDA-416_04, whole genome shotgun sequence DNA region contains:
- the LOC125762399 gene encoding 60S acidic ribosomal protein P2 isoform X1, protein MRYVAAYLLAVLGGNAAPSNSDIEKILSSVGIEADSTRVTKVVNELKGKSIEELIASGREKLSSMPAGGGAAAAAPAAAGGGGGAAPAAEKKEEKKEESESEDDDMGFGLFE, encoded by the exons atgcgTTACGTAGCTGCATACCTGCTGGCTGTTCTGGGAGGCAACGCCGCTCCATCCAACTCTGACATCGAGAAGATCCtcagctcggtcggtattgaAGCCGATTCGACCCGCGTCACGAAGGTGGTGAACGAGCTGAAGGGCAAATCGATCGAGGAATTGATTGCTTCCGGGCGCGAGAAGCTGTCTTCGATGCCGGCCGGTGGtggtgcagctgctgctgctcctgctgccgctggtggtggtggtggtgctgcccCGGCTGCCGAGAAGAAGG aggagaagaaggaagaaTCGGAATCCGAAGACGACGACATGGGCTTCGGTCTTTTCGAGTAA